The Chitinophaga pinensis DSM 2588 region GCTGCTGATTTTTATATTTTTCCACCTGTAGACGCCTTGTAAATATCCTTCAGTTTTTCTTGTCTGTCCATTTTCATATCTGAATACAAGACCTAGTGGTATACGGTCATACAGCTCTGCAATAGCATCCGGATCGTAGCTGGCTTTAATGCTGTTGATGTTGTTTTGTTGCGCCTTTGTTTGTGTGAATAGGAATAACAGCGCGATGATTAAGAAAGCTCTCAATGTCTTTTTTACCTGAAAGCTGAAAAAATCATTCCACATTTACAAGTCTTGCAGGCTTTAATTAATTCTTAACAGATATTAACAGTGCCGTTTGAAGATTTGTATTTGCTTTTTAGGAGGGCAGCATATGTTAGTCAGAAAATGTGGAAAAGTTGTTCGAATGATATATTGCAGGTATTTGTTTTCAGTCGATCTGTAAATGGCTGACAGGTAGCGGTATATAGTAGATTTATTCGCGGTCGCTACTATTTTCTGGCTGATCAGGTGTAGGACTGGTTTGGGTTTCGCTCAAATTTGTTGCTGGGAATACGGCTGGGAGTGGTTGCCGGCTGATGGCGCAGATAGTTTCGTTATATACGGGAAAACGGCAAATAATGCCATAAAAAAATGTTAAATTAGGGAACCATTCATTGTAATGAAACATTCCCCTTATGGCAAAACAACTTCAATACATTAAAAGCACTCCTGCGCACCTTTCCCGTGTGCTGTACTGCATTACTTTTTTCACACTTATCAACCTGTTTACGGTGCCTTATATCCGGCTGATTGCGGGTACCATGGGAGGTGGTATTTATCGTGATAATCTGAGTGAGCGGTCATGGGTGCTTATCATTTTTATGTTGTTGTGTACACTTGGTTTCTTTTGGGGAAATAAGAAAACTTTCAACTCTGTAAAAAGAGAGTCTAACCGCATATGGGTGCTGCATTTGGGCATTGATGTATTCATTTACACTGCCAGTATGCCGCTTGTATCGCTCATACATCCCTTTCTCGATAAACCGGATGCTGTGATGACTGATTTGTGGAATCCGGTGATGATGTTATTGCTGCTTTCTGTGAAGTACACAATTCTACGGATAAGATATGCTCAGCGGGACGATCAGTATATGTCCCGTTAACCTGCTTTTTTAAAGCAAGGCGCAATACCTGATTGCGGATCAGCCCTGTGAAGAGGAGGATATTTCCTTGCGGATCTTTTCCCTGTGCATAGTACCCCAGTCATTCAGTGAATGTAACACTGCGCCAAGTGTATCGCTGTATTCTGTCAGTTCGTATTCCACCACGACAGGACGTCCTTCATATACCTTTCTTCTGACAAAGCCGTTCAGTTCCAGTTCGCGCAGTTCATTGGACAATACCCTTGCAGAAATACCTGATACCGATCGCTGCAGTTCGTTAAATCTTTTATTGCCGTCTTCGCGGAGCACAATGATGATTTTCAGCTTCCATTTGCCACCAATGGCATAAAGGGCGTCGTGAATGGCTGATAACCTCGCGGCGCACTCTCTCGCATTTCTTTTTGTTTTTTCAGCTACCTGTGTTTCCATATCCCGAAGGTAAATAACTATCCAACAGGTTACTACTAACCTTTAGTATACTACTAACCATTTGCTATCAATTGTGAATAGTTTTGCTTCATCAATTTTTTCAGATGAAAGCAATCCGTATTACTTATTGGGTCACTACTGCAATCATTGCGTTAATGATGACCTATTCCGCCTATGCCTATTTAACAAAACCAGAGATGGACCAGGCTTTCCAGCATATCGGGTATCCCGCATATTTCAGGATTGAACTGGCTATCGCCAAACTGATCGGAGTGGTGCTTTTGGTGCTTCCTCTTGTAAAAGGTCGCCTGAAAGAATGGACTTATGCAGGTTTTACCTTCACATTTGTGTCAGCAGCCATTGCACATGCCGCTTCCGGCGATCCGATGCCTAATCCGGTAGTACCGGTTGTATTCCTGGGAATACTGGCAGCCTCTTATTTTACTTATCACAAGCTTAAAAAATAAAAATAATCGTATGAAAAAGATATTGAAAGTTGTATCCAGTGTGAGTGGCGCTGCGTCAAAGAGTACACAGCTGGCAGATGGAATTATTGCTCAGTTACAGGAACGTTATCCGGGCAGCACAGTGACTGTAAAAGATCTTGCAAAAGATCCTTTAGGTCATTTTGATGCATCTCACCTGTTGGCATTCCGTGGCGCAGGAGATGCGACAGCAGAAGCAGCAGCGATTGCTGATAAGTTATCAGAAGCGGCTATTAAGGAGGTGGAAGAAGCGGATATCATCATTTTGGGAGTAGCGCTGTATAATTTCCATATTCCGTCTACGCTGAAAGCGTGGCTGGATCACGTCGTACGTGCCGGCAGAACTTTCTCTTATGCCACCGGTAAACCGGAAGGTCTGTTAAAGGATAAAAAAGTATATATCGCGCTGGCTTCAGGTGGTGTTTACTCCGAAGGACCTGCACAGGCATTTGATTTTGCTTCTCCATATCTCCTGGGTATGCTGGGCTTCATTGGTCTGACAGACGTACAGCTGGTGAGAGCAGAAGGTTGCAGCATTCCTGGTTTACAGGATACAGCAGTACAGAAAGGATTGGAGCAGGTTGTTATTGCATAAATACTTCCGCTGCATAATAAAAAAGGGCTCCGTAAGGAGCCTTTTTTGCGATACAGCGTTTTTAGAATGGCGAATGTAGAGTCCCGGAGTTTTTCCGGGACTATTTATTTGATGGGTAAGCTGTTTACATGTATTTCATGGCGGGGTAGCCTAACAATCTTCTCCATAAAGCTAATTGCCCGATACAATTGGCTTCCCGGTAAATCTGGAAGGAAATGAGTTCAAACAGGGTCATTTTCATACCAGGCATTTCAAAAGGTTCATCCAGTTTTTCATCATCGGCCTCCAGCAGTGCTTTTCTCAGCAGTGGAGAGATGATCTTCCAGTCCTGCTCAAATGTTTGTAGCGCAGGATATTGCACGCCTTCCTGTATGCCTTTGTGATCTTTGAATAAATCATGCGCCTGCTGCTGTTTATCTAAGCCGAAAGATTTCGCCAGCTCAAATCTTTCCTGTACCAGGCTGCCGGCCAGCCATGCCATATGGTTGGCTTTTGTACCCAAACGTTCGCCGGCATCTTTTTCTGAAATGTCTACGATAACATTGGAGAAAAACGTGGTATGCATGTCGTACAATACCATGAAGCCATAGGTTCTGCTGCTAACTGTTTGTACTTCCATCGTTAATAGTATTGGTGTAGTCCAAGGTAGCTCATTTGGGTATAGCAAGGGGTCGGTGAAGCCGCCATTTATGGGGGGTATTTGTGACAAACAGCGTAAATTCGTATTCAACACCATATAGTTATGCCATCTCAGACACTGGATAGCCGCACGATAGATACATTAAGAGATCTTCCCGATCTTATCCCTGTATTCAGAGAATATTTTGAGGACTGGACTATAAGGGTATTCGACCGGGAGATACATGAATGCCGGAACTATCTATCCCCTAATCGCCGTGATTTTTACAAGATCCTGTTTACGACAAAAGGGGCGGGCGTGTTTACGATGGGATTGAATACTTATTACCTGGACGAGCCATCTATCTTATTTATACATCCTAATGACATTATTTCCTGGCGGAATCTTTCTGAGGAGTCCGGAGGGTATTATTGTTTGTTCAGGCGTTCTTTTCTGACAGAATTTCCCGCACTGAAAGCCGGTATGGATAAATTCAGCCTGTTTACAGATAAATCGAAGAGTGTGATCCGTATTCCCGCAGCGGAGGTACCCGTGCTGGAACAACTTTTCGCCAGGATGAAAGCGGAAGAAGTAACAGGGGGGAAACTGAGTGGAGATTCGATGCAGGCTTACCTGCAACTGATTATGGTGGAAAGTGTGAAAAGGGCCAGTTTCCCGCCACCGGACAACGTATCAGAGGAATACCGGCATGTGCATGAATTTTTCAGACTGCTGGAAGAAGAAACCGGCGGTATCAACAGGGAACATCCTATCAGAATCAGGACCGCCAAGGAATTTGCGGCAGATCTTTCGGTACATCCCAATCACCTGAATGCTTTGTTAAAGAAGCATACGGGGCAGAATGTGAGTACCCATATCAAAAACAGGTTGCTGGACGAAACCAAGGTATTCCTGTTACAGACCGACTGGTCTTTGCAGGAGATCGGTTACAGTATTGGTTTTGCGGAGCAGCCCAACTTTAATGCTTTCTTTAAGAAGAATACTGGTCTGACGCCCGCTGAATTCAGAAAGAACTATCTGTATCATTCATAATACGGGTGGTATTGCTGCGCAGCAGTTTCAAACTATCGGTGAAGCAGTAGATCATATAAGTAAATGAAAAAGGGCTTATCCGCTATGATGGCGGACAAGCTCTTTTTATGAGAGTAAAGAAACTGTTTGTTATTACCGGGTAAGTAACTGGCTGGTTTTTTCCAGTGTTTCTTCCAGTTCCTGTACCAGTCGGCCTACGATATCGCTTATCTGGCTGATATCTTCCACCATTTCTACGCTCTGGCCGGCTGTCCACAGTTGTTGATAATTACCAGGTTTGATGGCCTGTTCCAGTTTTTTCATGCCTTTTAGTTGTACCAGCATTTTAAAGTATTTGCGGGTACTGGCATTTTTATTCAGCTGTTTCTCCAGCCAGTTCTGCTTATAGCCCATTTTCTTTGCGGCTGGTGTGTTGATGACATTGCAGGGCGTACCGGAAAGGCGTTCAGTCAGTACAATATCTTCCATGCCGTAGTCGAGGATAGCATTTTTATAGGCATCGCTGACGCTGGCTTCTTCACTCGCGATGAAACGGGTACCGATGGAGGCGCCGTGTGCGCCGAGCACCATGGCACTGGCGAGTTGTTGTCCGGTAGCGATACCCCCTGCGGCAACCAGCAGTTTATCCGGAAAGGCTTTTTGTAAAGCTGGTATGAGAATATGCATAGGGTAGGGACCGGCATGGCCACCTGCGCCTACGCAGACGGCAATAAATCCATCACACCCTTCCTGGGCCGCTTTTTCTGCGTGCTGAATATTGGTGACGTCGCAGAGTACTTTTGCGCCGTAGCTATGGGCGGCGGCAATTACTTCCCGGGGATTGCCCAGTGAGGTAATATAGAAAGGTACTTCGGCAGCTACACATTCTTTCAGGTGTTTTGCATAGAGCGGATTCGTCTTTTGAACGATCAGGTTAACGCCATAGGTGCCTTGTCCGGCGGGCAATTGTGCCCGGTATTGGTTCAGCTGGTCCAGTACCTGTTTCAGTTCCCCTTCCTTTCGGTAGTTGAGAGTAGGGAAGGTACCGGCGATCCCGCTGTCCATGGCTGCCCGGACCATTTTTTCATTACTGACGAGGAACATGGGCGCCATAATAACCGGATGGCGGATGGCAAGGGCGGAGGTTAATTGCATAAGTGGATGTTTGAGCTATGATCTGACGGCAAGCTGCCTGGCCACGAACTTACCCAGGATATCAAATTCCAGGTTAATGGTATTCCCGGGTTGAACGGCTGAGATATTTGTGTGTTCGTATGTGTAAGGAATCACGGCGATGGTGAATTCCGTATTGGTTACATTATATATGGTCAGACTGATACCGTTGAGGCAGATGGAGCCTTTTTCAACGATCAGGCCGGCGAACTGTTCCGGGTAGCGGAAGCGGAATTCCCAGCTGCCGTTCTGTGGCGTTACGGACACGCATTCGCCGGTGCTGTCGACGTGGCCCTGTACGAGGTGTCCGTCAATCCGGCCGTTGAAGATCATGGCTCTTTCGAGGTTGACTTTCTGGCCGGGGGTCAGTTGCCCGATATTACTTTTAATCAGCGTTTCGGCCACGGCGACGATGTCGTAGGACTCGTTGTCGACACGGGTGACGGTCAGGCAAACACCGTTATGGGCGACACTCTGGTCAATTTTCAGTTCAGGTGCGAGGGAAGAGCGGATGGTGATGACCATATTGCTGCCTTCCTGCCTGGTAGCTATTACTTCTCCTAATGATTCTATTATTCCTGTAAACATGGGGCTAATTTAAGTAATAATGAGGATACGGGTATGACAGGGGTAGGTTCACATTATTTTGATAATTAAAAAGAATGTTTTACTTTTGCCTTCCTGAAAAAAAAGGCTATTAATTATGTTGATCATCGATTCCAAAGATTGCGAAAACATTGACAAGGCGCTCAAAAAATACAAAAAGAAATTTGAGAAAGCCCGCATCCTGCTTCAACTCAGGTCACGTCAGTCTTTCACAAAACCATCCGTTAAGCGTCGTACTGAAGTGCTGAAAGCTGTTTACAAACAGCAGTTGGCCAGTGGTAAATTAGATTGATTCTATCGGGAGTAATTCCCCGCGCAAAATATCTGATGATTGTAAGGTTTGTTTTAACTTTACAATCATCAACTTTTTTATTTTGAGTGAAGTCTTACACCCGGTAGCCAATCAATTTCTGGCTTATATTCAACTGGAGAAGCGCTATTCTGCGCATACTTTCACTGCATATCAGCAGGATCTTACACAATTCTTTATTTTTCTCAGATCACAATATGGCGATGTGTCCCTACAGGGCATATCGCATTTGCATGTCCGTACCTGGCTGGCCTGGCTGATGGAGGAGGGCATTGTTGCTAAAAGTGTTAACCGCAAGATCTCCACGCTCAAATCTTTTTTCAAATATGCGATGCGTCATGGTGTAGTAGTGACTTCACCGATGACGAAAGTGACTGCGCCCAAAACGGGGAAGCGGTTGCCCGGGTTTATTGATGAAAAGGGGATGGAAGCGGTAGAGGACAACCGGAGTATGCGCCGTGGGCAGGAGGGCAGGCCGATTTTTGCGGATGACCTGGAGGGCAAGACGCACCGGTTGATATTTGAATTATTATATCATACCGGCATACGTTTATCGGAGCTGATCGGTTTACAGGAGCGGCATGTTGATATCTCCAATCTGACATTGAAAGTGTTGGGAAAAGGGAATAAGGAGCGTATTATTCCCATCAGTAAAAATCTGCGGGACGAAATAAAGGGATACCGGGTCATGCGCGATAAAGCGCTGGAGATGCCCGATAAGGAGGTTTTGCTGGTGAATCCCCGTAGCGGAAAGAAGTTATACCCCCGTTATGTATATAACGTTGTGAAAGGTTACCTCACTGATCACGAGATTACGACGATCAGTCGCAGGAGTCCGCATATACTGCGGCATACATTTGCCACCCATCTTACGAACAATGGTGCAGACCTGAATGCAGTGAAGGAGTTGCTGGGGCATGCCAGTCTGGCGTCCACGCAGGTGTATACGCATAACAGTATTGAGAAGCTGAAGGACGCGTACAGGAAAGCGCATCCTAAGGGAGAGTAGGAGGAGTTCGGGCAGCTTTAACAAAATATTACTAAATGGTTATGCAAAAGAGTTGAAAGTTCATTAAATTAGTAATGAGTTCTTTGTATACTTTTTTCATTAGTCGATATTCATGACCATTAATGCAATGAAAGCCTATGGACGTAATGTTACGAGCATGTACAAGATTGTTAAAACTAAAAATTAGTGCTATGAACGTTCAAATTCAAACAGTACACTTCGACGCTGACTCCAAATTGATTGACCATGTGAGTAAAAAACTTCAGAAACTCAACACTTTTTATGATCGGATCATCAGCGTGGAGGTATTTTTAAAGCTTGATGGAATAGCTCATCAGGTGAAGGATAAAATAGCCGAAATAAAAGTCCACATCCCGCGCCAAGACTTATTTGTAAAGCACGAATCTAAATCTTTCGAGGAGTCATTTGATCTCGCCTTTGACT contains the following coding sequences:
- the rpsU gene encoding 30S ribosomal protein S21; translation: MLIIDSKDCENIDKALKKYKKKFEKARILLQLRSRQSFTKPSVKRRTEVLKAVYKQQLASGKLD
- a CDS encoding FMN-dependent NADH-azoreductase, with translation MKKILKVVSSVSGAASKSTQLADGIIAQLQERYPGSTVTVKDLAKDPLGHFDASHLLAFRGAGDATAEAAAIADKLSEAAIKEVEEADIIILGVALYNFHIPSTLKAWLDHVVRAGRTFSYATGKPEGLLKDKKVYIALASGGVYSEGPAQAFDFASPYLLGMLGFIGLTDVQLVRAEGCSIPGLQDTAVQKGLEQVVIA
- the hpf gene encoding ribosome hibernation-promoting factor, HPF/YfiA family — encoded protein: MNVQIQTVHFDADSKLIDHVSKKLQKLNTFYDRIISVEVFLKLDGIAHQVKDKIAEIKVHIPRQDLFVKHESKSFEESFDLAFDSVVNQIKKTKEKKFQ
- a CDS encoding riboflavin synthase → MFTGIIESLGEVIATRQEGSNMVITIRSSLAPELKIDQSVAHNGVCLTVTRVDNESYDIVAVAETLIKSNIGQLTPGQKVNLERAMIFNGRIDGHLVQGHVDSTGECVSVTPQNGSWEFRFRYPEQFAGLIVEKGSICLNGISLTIYNVTNTEFTIAVIPYTYEHTNISAVQPGNTINLEFDILGKFVARQLAVRS
- a CDS encoding NAD(P)H-dependent flavin oxidoreductase — protein: MQLTSALAIRHPVIMAPMFLVSNEKMVRAAMDSGIAGTFPTLNYRKEGELKQVLDQLNQYRAQLPAGQGTYGVNLIVQKTNPLYAKHLKECVAAEVPFYITSLGNPREVIAAAHSYGAKVLCDVTNIQHAEKAAQEGCDGFIAVCVGAGGHAGPYPMHILIPALQKAFPDKLLVAAGGIATGQQLASAMVLGAHGASIGTRFIASEEASVSDAYKNAILDYGMEDIVLTERLSGTPCNVINTPAAKKMGYKQNWLEKQLNKNASTRKYFKMLVQLKGMKKLEQAIKPGNYQQLWTAGQSVEMVEDISQISDIVGRLVQELEETLEKTSQLLTR
- a CDS encoding DoxX family protein, with product MKAIRITYWVTTAIIALMMTYSAYAYLTKPEMDQAFQHIGYPAYFRIELAIAKLIGVVLLVLPLVKGRLKEWTYAGFTFTFVSAAIAHAASGDPMPNPVVPVVFLGILAASYFTYHKLKK
- a CDS encoding winged helix-turn-helix transcriptional regulator; translated protein: METQVAEKTKRNARECAARLSAIHDALYAIGGKWKLKIIIVLREDGNKRFNELQRSVSGISARVLSNELRELELNGFVRRKVYEGRPVVVEYELTEYSDTLGAVLHSLNDWGTMHREKIRKEISSSSQG
- a CDS encoding tyrosine-type recombinase/integrase, yielding MSEVLHPVANQFLAYIQLEKRYSAHTFTAYQQDLTQFFIFLRSQYGDVSLQGISHLHVRTWLAWLMEEGIVAKSVNRKISTLKSFFKYAMRHGVVVTSPMTKVTAPKTGKRLPGFIDEKGMEAVEDNRSMRRGQEGRPIFADDLEGKTHRLIFELLYHTGIRLSELIGLQERHVDISNLTLKVLGKGNKERIIPISKNLRDEIKGYRVMRDKALEMPDKEVLLVNPRSGKKLYPRYVYNVVKGYLTDHEITTISRRSPHILRHTFATHLTNNGADLNAVKELLGHASLASTQVYTHNSIEKLKDAYRKAHPKGE
- a CDS encoding AraC family transcriptional regulator; translation: MPSQTLDSRTIDTLRDLPDLIPVFREYFEDWTIRVFDREIHECRNYLSPNRRDFYKILFTTKGAGVFTMGLNTYYLDEPSILFIHPNDIISWRNLSEESGGYYCLFRRSFLTEFPALKAGMDKFSLFTDKSKSVIRIPAAEVPVLEQLFARMKAEEVTGGKLSGDSMQAYLQLIMVESVKRASFPPPDNVSEEYRHVHEFFRLLEEETGGINREHPIRIRTAKEFAADLSVHPNHLNALLKKHTGQNVSTHIKNRLLDETKVFLLQTDWSLQEIGYSIGFAEQPNFNAFFKKNTGLTPAEFRKNYLYHS